The Streptomyces cynarae genome contains a region encoding:
- the corA gene encoding magnesium/cobalt transporter CorA — MIVDCAVYRDGRRNEGNEGPDDLSTALDQARASSDTFLWVGLYEPTEDEFDLVTKEFGLHPLAVEDALKAHQRPKLEVYEDSLFMVLKPVSYEPDSDTVSTGELMVFLGDSFVVTVRHGVDMPLGDVRRHLEQQPEMLRHGPTGVLYSITDSIVDHYLEVATELGTDLEELEAEVFSPSVGGSRHTASRIYAFKRQVLEFRRATVPLGPPTARLAGQGAYGAAVPFVQEKSRPFFRDVHDHLTRVNESVEGLDRLVSDILSAHLAQMSVRQNDDMRKISAWAAMAAVPTMIAGIYGMNFDHMPELHWVWSYPAVVVIMAVLEVLLYRLFKRRGWL; from the coding sequence GTGATCGTCGACTGCGCCGTCTACCGCGACGGGCGCCGCAACGAGGGGAACGAGGGGCCGGATGACCTCTCCACCGCGCTGGACCAGGCGCGCGCCTCGTCGGACACGTTCTTGTGGGTCGGCCTGTACGAGCCGACGGAGGACGAGTTCGATCTGGTCACCAAGGAGTTCGGGCTGCATCCGCTGGCCGTGGAGGACGCCCTGAAGGCGCACCAGCGGCCCAAGCTGGAGGTGTACGAGGACTCGCTGTTCATGGTGCTCAAGCCGGTGTCGTACGAGCCGGACAGCGACACCGTCTCCACCGGCGAGCTGATGGTGTTCCTCGGCGACTCGTTCGTGGTGACCGTTCGCCACGGTGTGGACATGCCGCTCGGGGACGTCCGCCGTCATCTGGAGCAGCAGCCCGAGATGCTGCGGCACGGGCCCACCGGGGTGCTGTACTCGATCACGGACTCGATCGTCGACCACTACCTGGAGGTGGCGACGGAACTGGGCACCGATCTGGAGGAGCTGGAGGCGGAGGTCTTCTCGCCGTCCGTCGGAGGCTCGCGGCACACCGCGTCCCGGATCTACGCCTTCAAGCGGCAGGTCCTGGAGTTCCGGCGGGCGACGGTGCCGCTGGGACCGCCGACGGCCCGGCTGGCGGGGCAGGGCGCGTACGGTGCGGCGGTGCCGTTCGTGCAGGAGAAGTCGCGGCCCTTCTTCCGGGACGTCCACGACCATCTGACCCGGGTGAACGAGTCGGTGGAGGGCCTGGACCGGCTGGTGTCGGACATCCTGTCGGCGCATCTGGCGCAGATGAGCGTGCGGCAGAACGACGACATGCGGAAGATCTCGGCGTGGGCGGCGATGGCCGCCGTTCCGACGATGATCGCGGGGATCTACGGCATGAACTTCGACCACATGCCGGAGCTCCACTGGGTGTGGTCCTACCCTGCGGTGGTCGTGATCATGGCAGTGCTCGAGGTGCTGCTGTACCGGCTGTTCAAGCGGCGGGGCTGGTTGTAG
- a CDS encoding ferritin-like domain-containing protein has product MLSAKSLFQEILDHDESFRLFCSIAAGGEARGGWENGRIAQLVPESERALAPKISRHGADEDKHGRIFHALLKKRGLQPVPVPPETDYTMLLERRGIGLAHARLKADQPLTVRDIIVYLAHSRVTEQRAAEQMLMLRKHFGDHPDIGRAVQMISDDEDNHLAYTHEELLRLAAAGHGRFIRRTLRAYALAEIRVHRDVSLAVMTHMARILGWSGARPALLATAIRLVYAYERLVGRRRMVTLRTPERCDALGGPATTSPAA; this is encoded by the coding sequence ATGCTGTCGGCCAAGAGCCTGTTCCAGGAGATCCTCGACCACGACGAGTCGTTCCGGCTGTTCTGCTCCATCGCGGCCGGCGGGGAGGCGCGGGGCGGCTGGGAGAACGGGCGCATCGCCCAGCTGGTGCCGGAGAGCGAACGCGCGCTCGCCCCCAAGATCTCCCGCCACGGCGCGGACGAGGACAAGCACGGACGCATATTCCACGCCCTGCTCAAGAAGCGCGGCCTGCAACCCGTACCGGTGCCCCCGGAGACCGACTACACGATGCTCCTGGAGCGCCGGGGCATCGGTCTCGCGCACGCGAGGCTCAAGGCGGACCAGCCGCTCACCGTGCGCGACATCATCGTCTACCTGGCGCACAGCCGGGTCACCGAGCAGCGCGCGGCCGAGCAGATGCTGATGCTGCGCAAGCACTTCGGGGACCACCCGGACATCGGCCGGGCCGTCCAAATGATCTCCGACGACGAGGACAACCACCTTGCGTACACCCACGAGGAACTGCTGCGCCTCGCCGCCGCCGGACACGGCCGGTTCATCCGGCGCACCCTGCGCGCGTACGCACTGGCCGAGATCCGCGTCCACCGGGACGTCAGCCTGGCGGTCATGACCCACATGGCACGCATCCTCGGCTGGTCCGGAGCGAGGCCGGCGCTGCTCGCGACCGCCATCCGCCTCGTCTACGCCTACGAGCGGCTCGTCGGTCGCCGGCGCATGGTGACCCTGCGGACGCCCGAGCGGTGCGACGCGCTCGGCGGTCCGGCTACAACCAGCCCCGCCGCTTGA
- a CDS encoding LLM class F420-dependent oxidoreductase, whose translation MQLGINLGYWGAGMDADNLAVAQEADRLGYAVCWAAEAYGSDAATVLSWVAAKTERIDVGSAIFQIPARQPAMTAMTAATLDSLSGGRFRLGLGVSGPQVSEGWYGVKFDKPLARTREYVEIVRKAMTRERLTYEGEHWTLPLPGGPGKPIKLTVHPQREHIPLYIAAIGPKNLEQTGEIADGALLIFPSADHLEDTAIKYLRAGREKAGRTLDGFDVCPTAPLAVGDDKDVTALADTFRPYTALYVGGMGSPKQNFYNQLAQRMGYEKAAAEVQEKYLSGDKQGAAAAIPHELIDRTTLLGSVDRIADRMKAYAAAGVTTLSLAPAGFTLEERIAGLRAGTEALERAGLA comes from the coding sequence ATGCAGCTCGGGATCAACCTCGGCTACTGGGGCGCCGGAATGGACGCGGACAACCTCGCCGTGGCCCAGGAAGCCGACCGACTCGGATACGCGGTGTGCTGGGCCGCCGAGGCGTACGGCTCCGACGCGGCCACCGTGCTGTCCTGGGTCGCCGCCAAGACCGAGCGCATCGACGTCGGCTCCGCCATCTTCCAGATCCCGGCGCGCCAGCCCGCGATGACCGCGATGACCGCCGCCACCCTCGACTCCCTGTCCGGCGGCCGCTTCCGTCTCGGCCTCGGCGTGTCGGGGCCGCAGGTCTCCGAGGGCTGGTACGGCGTCAAGTTCGACAAGCCGCTCGCCCGCACGCGCGAGTACGTGGAGATCGTACGGAAGGCGATGACCCGTGAGCGGCTGACGTACGAGGGTGAGCACTGGACGCTGCCGCTGCCCGGCGGACCCGGCAAGCCGATCAAGCTGACCGTGCACCCGCAGCGCGAGCACATCCCGCTCTACATCGCCGCCATCGGCCCGAAGAACCTGGAGCAGACCGGCGAGATCGCCGACGGCGCCCTGCTGATCTTCCCCTCCGCCGACCATCTCGAGGACACCGCGATCAAGTACCTGAGGGCGGGGCGGGAGAAGGCCGGCAGGACCCTCGACGGCTTCGACGTGTGCCCCACGGCCCCGCTCGCCGTCGGCGACGACAAGGACGTGACCGCGCTCGCCGACACCTTCCGCCCCTACACGGCCCTGTACGTCGGCGGCATGGGCAGCCCCAAGCAGAACTTCTACAACCAGCTCGCCCAGCGCATGGGCTACGAGAAGGCCGCCGCCGAGGTCCAGGAGAAGTACCTGTCCGGCGACAAGCAGGGCGCGGCGGCCGCGATCCCGCACGAGCTGATCGACCGGACCACCCTGCTCGGCTCCGTCGACCGGATCGCCGACCGCATGAAGGCCTACGCCGCGGCCGGCGTCACCACGCTCAGCCTGGCACCGGCGGGCTTCACCCTCGAGGAGCGGATCGCAGGGCTCCGGGCAGGGACTGAGGCCCTGGAGCGGGCCGGGCTCGCGTAG
- a CDS encoding aldo/keto reductase: MEQRHLGRTGLRVSRIGLGTLTWGRDTDEHDAADQLKVFWEAGGTLVDTADVYGDGEAEYLLGRLMDGLVPRRDLVISTKAGSVPDPDRRFDCSRGHLLSALDASLARLGTDYVDVWHVHAFDPYTPLEETLQALDLAVGSGRARYAGVSNFCGWQLAKAATWQLAAPGVRTRIASTQMEYSLLQRGVEREVLPAALDLGVGLLPSSPLGRGVLTGKYRHSTPADSRGASEHMGPFVAPYLDDTASSIVDAVQTAADGLAATPLQVALAWVRDRPGVVAPIVGARNAQQLTAALSVEALSLPDEICRALDDVSAPVHRYPDHDWSTL; this comes from the coding sequence ATGGAGCAGAGGCATCTCGGCCGTACCGGCCTTCGTGTGTCGCGGATCGGGCTCGGCACCCTGACGTGGGGCCGCGACACGGACGAGCACGACGCCGCGGACCAGTTGAAGGTGTTCTGGGAGGCGGGCGGGACCCTCGTCGACACGGCGGACGTGTACGGGGACGGGGAGGCCGAGTATCTGCTCGGGCGGCTCATGGACGGCCTCGTGCCCCGCCGGGACCTGGTGATCTCGACGAAGGCGGGCAGCGTCCCCGACCCGGACCGCCGCTTCGACTGCTCGCGCGGTCATCTCCTCTCAGCCCTGGACGCCTCGCTCGCCCGCCTGGGCACGGACTACGTCGACGTCTGGCACGTCCACGCCTTCGACCCGTACACCCCGCTGGAGGAGACCCTGCAGGCGCTCGACCTGGCGGTCGGCAGCGGCCGGGCGCGGTATGCGGGGGTGTCCAACTTCTGCGGCTGGCAGCTGGCGAAGGCGGCGACGTGGCAGCTCGCGGCGCCGGGCGTGAGGACCAGGATCGCCAGTACTCAGATGGAGTACTCGCTGCTCCAGCGGGGAGTGGAGCGGGAGGTGCTGCCCGCGGCGCTGGACCTGGGGGTCGGGCTGCTGCCGTCGTCTCCGCTGGGCCGGGGCGTGCTGACCGGCAAGTACCGGCACTCGACACCGGCGGACTCGCGCGGGGCGTCGGAGCACATGGGGCCGTTCGTCGCGCCCTACCTCGACGACACGGCGAGCAGCATCGTCGACGCCGTGCAGACGGCCGCCGACGGGCTCGCCGCGACGCCGTTGCAGGTGGCGCTGGCGTGGGTGCGGGACCGGCCGGGTGTGGTCGCGCCGATCGTCGGCGCGCGCAACGCGCAGCAGCTCACGGCGGCGTTGTCAGTGGAGGCGCTTAGTCTTCCGGACGAGATCTGCCGGGCGCTGGACGATGTGTCGGCCCCGGTGCACCGCTATCCCGATCACGACTGGAGCACGCTGTGA
- a CDS encoding DUF5703 family protein — translation MPEYEFVDVYVPRGVSRKDATRLLTDHAEYGHWELDRLSLLRDGSRRVRLRRRIIRQVRATW, via the coding sequence ATGCCGGAATACGAATTTGTCGACGTGTACGTACCGCGCGGGGTCTCCCGCAAGGACGCCACACGCCTGCTGACGGACCATGCCGAGTACGGACACTGGGAGTTGGACCGCCTGAGCCTGCTGCGCGACGGGAGCCGCAGGGTGCGGTTGCGCCGGCGGATCATCCGCCAGGTGCGCGCCACGTGGTGA
- the chpH gene encoding chaplin ChpH, with protein sequence MIKKVVAAAAATGGLVLAGAGLAVADSGAQGAATHSPGVVSGNVIQVPVHVPVNVCGNTISVIGLLNPAFGNTCINH encoded by the coding sequence ATGATCAAGAAGGTCGTCGCTGCTGCGGCTGCCACCGGTGGTCTGGTTCTCGCGGGTGCGGGTCTGGCTGTCGCCGACTCCGGTGCCCAGGGTGCCGCCACGCACTCCCCGGGTGTCGTGTCGGGCAATGTGATCCAGGTTCCGGTGCACGTCCCGGTGAACGTCTGCGGCAACACGATCTCGGTGATCGGGCTGCTGAACCCCGCCTTCGGCAACACCTGCATCAACCACTGA